One region of Takifugu flavidus isolate HTHZ2018 chromosome 14, ASM371156v2, whole genome shotgun sequence genomic DNA includes:
- the phldb1a gene encoding pleckstrin homology-like domain family B member 1 isoform X1, with protein sequence MKQMSRNRGEPGRQTHQVLQSTPLDLIETGKSLKVQAERPHLVSLGSGRLSTAITLLPLLEGRTTLGSEGTDIPLQGPGVAAQHCYIENDAGSITLYPCGNQCSVDGLPITKPHRLTQGCMLCFGQSAFFRFNHPEEALRMKSLLPGLSNTGTQPSDPHSVLNGSHQYFPSNGDANNIAKTLQDSLCSSSQSGVQPLHRPSTPNMLNGKNSSVKGGVCFENTSSNLGQSPGNKTPPVPIKAAHTNLNPVPLPRTAVLVAPRGTGGGLRSQESPKFLRNVRKEATTSLAAPCRESDSSSHKPSPVRFSSTAPSSPRIRGPSLQRRSPSPMRNQHLSNADVPQRLRTPDMAGSTRVLPPLSPNISGRGNSGTQDLMSTTTSQGLTPKSIPRSPQGPRKHVAPSKAEAIRPRCAQSPSALSGMDKEPSARLLRPGSGCSFTPGVGSLPGSSPLASPRSQRKTPCMTVTGSSSKDQNFVKPYTRERKNSITKITDNEDDLLEYHRWQREERLREQEMEKQERQRLESILSLCAEYNLEDGAGELAEAMRNGLLGGSTAPFLDTGRGLSFHDVDNLQRPTENDEETQREECSSTESTHQECEEVLASEETVYLEERTRIIARVDDLKRRVSELERQLQETRQEAEMEQALLQAEKQAEQEQVEAESDTISQLQLKLSQLDTATQKEKQKGRANVSAEQKALEKQRNEYNELKRQFDKCPLSLREQLQEQLSRKTEALEIGTKRFEELEFCQLEEESRMEEKKETQSSRLLQEQAEYHCRLAQRKEKMFALEAQVKQLGFQAAQDCERLTKDKTLTLQLLHKEQERLYSLESRYQAFTGGRSFLQPNSSIQEEFLHISEPELVCMDGPPHSPCPSSTSFSSSSHMPSPELYPVRLQEEYLRLSDVYKMYGNAAVPARSSSPAALHCLSFTVTPALPCEEYITVSQLSHIFGMQRLPPSSSSSIPSFQLTSSETNFLCHSAPCGPSSLLSAQSQPELRRNALPPLNLERWYQDIMAAGEPQSCPPPLPAKSFSSRRQVQLLKSKSDGEVGQSASCGAAALPQSSSAHEKSTSNKGLQLVLRDMSHPSDIDSRRQLSHQNTGLSPTVHHSILHHQSPPSGGQAYDTLSLESSDSMETSVSTGNSACTPESACGSEVHRIEEMEKMLKEAQQEKARLMENREREAQARRQMLEEERRRREEAERRLQDETAHRQRLVEEEVKMREKHFSQARPMTRYLPNRKQEFDLRAHVESSGHSIDTCPFVILTEKMCKGHLVKMGGKIKSWKKRWFVFDRLKRNFSYYVDKHETKLKGLIYFQAIEEVYYDHLRSATKSPNPSLTFCVKTHDRLYYMVAPSPEAMRIWMDVIVTGAEGYTQFLS encoded by the exons ATGAAGCAAATGAGCAGGAACAGAGGTGAACCTGGGAGACAGACACACCAGGTCCTACAG AGCACTCCGTTAGACCTGATTGAGACAGGCAAGTCTTTAAAAGTCCAAGCAGAGCGCCCTCATCTGGTCAGTTTGGGAAGTGGACGACTGAGCACCGCCATCACcttgctgccgctgctggaAG GGAGGACAACGCTGGGCAGCGAAGGGACAGACATTCCTCTGCAGGGCCCCGGCGTCGCGGCCCAGCACTGCTACATTGAGAACGACGCGGGCAGCATCACCTTGTACCCGTGTGGAAACCAGTGCTCTGTGGATGGCCTTCCCATCACAAAACCACATCGACTGACTCAAG GATGCATGCTGTGTTTTGGCCAGTCTGCCTTTTTCCGGTTCAACCATCCAGAGGAGGCCCTGCGCATGAAGAGCCTGCTGCCTGGACTCAGCAACACAGGAACTCAGCCTTCTG ACCCCCACAGCGTCCTGAATGGCAGCCATCAATATTTTCCCAGCAACGGTGACGCAAACAACATAGCAAAGACCCTCCAGGACTCGTTGTGCTCTTCATCTCAGTCTGGTGTACAGCCTCTTCATCGGCCTTCTACACCAAATATGCTGAATGGAAAAAACAGCTCTGTGAAGGGgggtgtttgttttgaaaaCACTAGTAGCAATCTAGGCCAGAGTCCCGGCAACAAAACCCCTCCGGTACCTATCAAGGCGGCTCATACAAACCTTAACCCCGTCCCCCTTCCACGGACTGCTGTCTTGGTGGCTCCAAGAGGCACCGGTGGTGGTCTCAGGTCCCAGGAAAGCCCCAAATTTCTCCGGAATGTAAGAAAAGAGGCCACAACAAGCCTCGCAGCACCTTGCAGGGAGTCAGACAGCTCAAGTCACAAGCCCTCTCCTGTCCGATTTTCCTCAACGGCTCCATCAAGCCCTCGAATAAGAGGTCCCTCCCTCCAGAGGAGATCTCCTAGCCCGATGAGAAACCAGCATCTCTCTAATGCAGACGTCCCTCAGAGACTTAGGACCCCCGACATGGCTGGATCCACTAGAGTGCTCCCTCCTCTAAGCCCAAACATATCCGGCAGAGGTAATTCAGGGACCCAAGACTTGATGTCCACCACCACATCACAGGGCCTGACTCCTAAATCCATCCCCAGGAGTCCCCAGGGTCCACGCAAACACGTTGCTCCTTCCAAAGCAGAAGCCATCAGGCCGCGCTGTGCACAGAGTCCATCAGCTCTGTCTGGGATGGACAAGGAGCCCAGTGCCAGACTGTTGAGGCCTGGCTCAGGTTGCTCCTTCACGCCAGGCGTGGGCTCCCTTCCTGGTTCATCTCCACTTGCGAGCCCCCGGAGCCAGAGAAAGACCCCTTGCATGACCGTAACAGGATCTTCCAGCAAGGACCAGAACTTTGTGAAGCCGTACACGAGGGAGCGAAAAAACAGCATCACCAAGATCACTGACAACGAGGACGATCTGCTGGAATACCATCGttggcagagagaggagaggctgcgagagcaggaaatggagaagCAG GAGCGGCAGAGGCTGGAGTCCATCCTCAGTCTGTGTGCTGAGTATAATCTGGAGGACGGTGCTGGAGAGCTGGCAGAAGCGATGAGGAACGGGCTGCTTGGAGGTTCTACGGCACCCTTCTTGGACACGGGGCGGGGGTTGTCCTTTCATGATGTGGACAATCTACAAAGGCCGACAGAGAACGATGAGGAAACCCAGAGAGAGGaatgcagcagcacagagagcaCGCATCAAGAG TGTGAGGAGGTGTTGGCCAGTGAGGAGACGGTCTACCTGGAGGAGAGGACTAGGATCATTGCCAGGGTTGATGACTTGAAGCGCAGAGTCAGTGAACTGGAGCGTCAGCTGCAGGAGACCAGACAGGAG GCGGAGATGGAGCAGGCCCTGCTGCAGGCAGAGAAGcaagcagagcaggagcaggtggaggctgaAAGCGATACTATCTcccagctgcagctcaaactcAGCCAGTTGGATACAGCCACccagaaagagaagcagaag GGGAGGGCTAATGTGTCGGCCGAGCAGAAGGCCCTGGAAAAGCAGAGGAATGAGTACAATGAGCTGAAGAGGCAGTTTGATAAGTGCCCCTTGTCTCTAAGGGAACAGTtacaggagcagctcagcagg AAAACTGAAGCTCTCGAAATTGGGACCAAGCGGTTTGAGGAGCTGGAGTtctgtcagctggaggaggagagcagaatggaggagaagaaggagactCAGAGCTCACGGCTCCTCCAGGAGCAGGCTGAGTACCACTGCAGACTGGCTCAGAGGAAG GAGAAGATGTTCGCGCTGGAGGCTCAGGTGAAGCAGCTCGGCTTCCAGGCCGCTCAGGACTGCGAGAGGTTGACCAAAGACAAAACGCTGACTCTGCAGCTGTTGCACAAG GAACAAGAAAGGCTGTACAGTCTGGAGAGCAGGTACCAGGCTTTCACAGGAGGGCGGAGCTTCTTACAGCCCAACAGCAGCATCCAGGAG GAGTTTCTCCACATCAGTGAACCTGAGCTTGTTTGTATGGACGGTCCTCCTCATAGTCCCTgtccctcctctacctccttctcctcctcctctcacatgCCCTCCCCTGAACTCTATCCTGTTAGGCTTCAAGAG GAATACCTCAGGCTCTCCGATGTGTATAAGATGTATGGAAATGCTGCTGTGCCTGCTCGCTCTTCCTCCCCGGCTGCTCTCCACTGCCTCTCTTTCACTGTCACTCCGGCTCTGCCATGCGAG GAGTACATCACAGTCAGTCAATTGAGCCATATCTTTGGGATGCAAAgacttcccccctcctcttcctcttctattCCATCATTCCAACTCACCTCTTCTGAAACCAACTTTTTGTGCCACTCAGCTCCGTGTggcccttcctccctcctctctgcacag AGTCAGCCTGAGCTGCGCAGGAATGCACTGCCACCTCTTAACCTGGAGCGCTGGTACCAGGACATCATGGCTGCAGGAGAGCCTCAGTCATGTCCTCCACCGCTGCCTGCAAAGTCTTTTTCCTCTCGCAGACAGGTGCAG CTGCTGAAGTCCAAATCGGATGGTGAGGTTGGACAATCTGCTTCATGTGGCGCTGCAGCACTGCCTCAGTCCAGCAGTGCTCATGAGAAAAGTACATCCAACAAG GGGTTGCAGTTGGTGCTGAGAGACATGTCTCACCCATCCGATATAGACTCTAGGAGGCAGCTTTCCCACCAGAACACGG GTCTGTCTCCCACGGTGCATCACTCCATCCTGCATCACCAGTCGCCACCGAGTGGAGGCCAGGCATACGACACCCTGAGTCTGGAGAGCTCAGACAGCATGGAGACCAGCGTCTCCACTGGCAACTCCGCCTGCACCCCAGAAAG TGCCTGCGGGTCAGAGGTCCACAGGAtcgaggagatggagaagatgctgAAGGAGGCTCAGCAGGAGAAGGCCAGGCTGATGGAGAACAGA GAGAGGGAGGCGCAGGCTCGGCGGCAGAtgttggaggaggagcggaggaggcgAGAGGAGGCCGAGAGGAGGCTCCAGGATGAGACGGCCCACAGGcagaggctggtggaggaggaggtgaagatgagaGAGAAGCACTTCTCCCAG GCCCGACCGATGACGCGATATCTGCCAAACCGGAAGCAGGAGTTCGACCTGCGCGCCCACGTGGAGTCCTCGGGCCACAGCATCGACACCTGCCCCTTCGTCATCCTCACGGAGAAGATGTGCAAGGGTCACCTGGTGAAGATGGGCGGCAAAATCAAATCGTGGAAGAAGCGCTGGTTTGTTTTTGACCGTCTCAAGCGGAACTTCTCTTATTACGTAG ACAAGCATGAAACCAAGCTGAAAGGACTCATTTACTTCCAGGCGATTGAAGAGGTTTATTATGACCATCTGCGCAGCGCCACCaag AGCCCAAACCCTTCTCTGACCTTCTGCGTGAAGACCCACGACCGTCTCTACTACATGGTGGCCCCCTCCCCCGAGGCCATGAGGATCTGGATGGATGTCATAGTGACGGGCGCCGAGGGCTACACGCAGTTCCTGAGCTGA
- the phldb1a gene encoding pleckstrin homology-like domain family B member 1 isoform X3, with product MKQMSRNRGEPGRQTHQVLQSTPLDLIETGKSLKVQAERPHLVSLGSGRLSTAITLLPLLEGRTTLGSEGTDIPLQGPGVAAQHCYIENDAGSITLYPCGNQCSVDGLPITKPHRLTQGCMLCFGQSAFFRFNHPEEALRMKSLLPGLSNTGTQPSDPHSVLNGSHQYFPSNGDANNIAKTLQDSLCSSSQSGVQPLHRPSTPNMLNGKNSSVKGGVCFENTSSNLGQSPGNKTPPVPIKAAHTNLNPVPLPRTAVLVAPRGTGGGLRSQESPKFLRNVRKEATTSLAAPCRESDSSSHKPSPVRFSSTAPSSPRIRGPSLQRRSPSPMRNQHLSNADVPQRLRTPDMAGSTRVLPPLSPNISGRGNSGTQDLMSTTTSQGLTPKSIPRSPQGPRKHVAPSKAEAIRPRCAQSPSALSGMDKEPSARLLRPGSGCSFTPGVGSLPGSSPLASPRSQRKTPCMTVTGSSSKDQNFVKPYTRERKNSITKITDNEDDLLEYHRWQREERLREQEMEKQERQRLESILSLCAEYNLEDGAGELAEAMRNGLLGGSTAPFLDTGRGLSFHDVDNLQRPTENDEETQREECSSTESTHQECEEVLASEETVYLEERTRIIARVDDLKRRVSELERQLQETRQEAEMEQALLQAEKQAEQEQVEAESDTISQLQLKLSQLDTATQKEKQKGRANVSAEQKALEKQRNEYNELKRQFDKCPLSLREQLQEQLSRKTEALEIGTKRFEELEFCQLEEESRMEEKKETQSSRLLQEQAEYHCRLAQRKEKMFALEAQVKQLGFQAAQDCERLTKDKTLTLQLLHKEQERLYSLESRYQAFTGGRSFLQPNSSIQESQPELRRNALPPLNLERWYQDIMAAGEPQSCPPPLPAKSFSSRRQVQLLKSKSDGEVGQSASCGAAALPQSSSAHEKSTSNKGLQLVLRDMSHPSDIDSRRQLSHQNTGLSPTVHHSILHHQSPPSGGQAYDTLSLESSDSMETSVSTGNSACTPESACGSEVHRIEEMEKMLKEAQQEKARLMENREREAQARRQMLEEERRRREEAERRLQDETAHRQRLVEEEVKMREKHFSQARPMTRYLPNRKQEFDLRAHVESSGHSIDTCPFVILTEKMCKGHLVKMGGKIKSWKKRWFVFDRLKRNFSYYVDKHETKLKGLIYFQAIEEVYYDHLRSATKSPNPSLTFCVKTHDRLYYMVAPSPEAMRIWMDVIVTGAEGYTQFLS from the exons ATGAAGCAAATGAGCAGGAACAGAGGTGAACCTGGGAGACAGACACACCAGGTCCTACAG AGCACTCCGTTAGACCTGATTGAGACAGGCAAGTCTTTAAAAGTCCAAGCAGAGCGCCCTCATCTGGTCAGTTTGGGAAGTGGACGACTGAGCACCGCCATCACcttgctgccgctgctggaAG GGAGGACAACGCTGGGCAGCGAAGGGACAGACATTCCTCTGCAGGGCCCCGGCGTCGCGGCCCAGCACTGCTACATTGAGAACGACGCGGGCAGCATCACCTTGTACCCGTGTGGAAACCAGTGCTCTGTGGATGGCCTTCCCATCACAAAACCACATCGACTGACTCAAG GATGCATGCTGTGTTTTGGCCAGTCTGCCTTTTTCCGGTTCAACCATCCAGAGGAGGCCCTGCGCATGAAGAGCCTGCTGCCTGGACTCAGCAACACAGGAACTCAGCCTTCTG ACCCCCACAGCGTCCTGAATGGCAGCCATCAATATTTTCCCAGCAACGGTGACGCAAACAACATAGCAAAGACCCTCCAGGACTCGTTGTGCTCTTCATCTCAGTCTGGTGTACAGCCTCTTCATCGGCCTTCTACACCAAATATGCTGAATGGAAAAAACAGCTCTGTGAAGGGgggtgtttgttttgaaaaCACTAGTAGCAATCTAGGCCAGAGTCCCGGCAACAAAACCCCTCCGGTACCTATCAAGGCGGCTCATACAAACCTTAACCCCGTCCCCCTTCCACGGACTGCTGTCTTGGTGGCTCCAAGAGGCACCGGTGGTGGTCTCAGGTCCCAGGAAAGCCCCAAATTTCTCCGGAATGTAAGAAAAGAGGCCACAACAAGCCTCGCAGCACCTTGCAGGGAGTCAGACAGCTCAAGTCACAAGCCCTCTCCTGTCCGATTTTCCTCAACGGCTCCATCAAGCCCTCGAATAAGAGGTCCCTCCCTCCAGAGGAGATCTCCTAGCCCGATGAGAAACCAGCATCTCTCTAATGCAGACGTCCCTCAGAGACTTAGGACCCCCGACATGGCTGGATCCACTAGAGTGCTCCCTCCTCTAAGCCCAAACATATCCGGCAGAGGTAATTCAGGGACCCAAGACTTGATGTCCACCACCACATCACAGGGCCTGACTCCTAAATCCATCCCCAGGAGTCCCCAGGGTCCACGCAAACACGTTGCTCCTTCCAAAGCAGAAGCCATCAGGCCGCGCTGTGCACAGAGTCCATCAGCTCTGTCTGGGATGGACAAGGAGCCCAGTGCCAGACTGTTGAGGCCTGGCTCAGGTTGCTCCTTCACGCCAGGCGTGGGCTCCCTTCCTGGTTCATCTCCACTTGCGAGCCCCCGGAGCCAGAGAAAGACCCCTTGCATGACCGTAACAGGATCTTCCAGCAAGGACCAGAACTTTGTGAAGCCGTACACGAGGGAGCGAAAAAACAGCATCACCAAGATCACTGACAACGAGGACGATCTGCTGGAATACCATCGttggcagagagaggagaggctgcgagagcaggaaatggagaagCAG GAGCGGCAGAGGCTGGAGTCCATCCTCAGTCTGTGTGCTGAGTATAATCTGGAGGACGGTGCTGGAGAGCTGGCAGAAGCGATGAGGAACGGGCTGCTTGGAGGTTCTACGGCACCCTTCTTGGACACGGGGCGGGGGTTGTCCTTTCATGATGTGGACAATCTACAAAGGCCGACAGAGAACGATGAGGAAACCCAGAGAGAGGaatgcagcagcacagagagcaCGCATCAAGAG TGTGAGGAGGTGTTGGCCAGTGAGGAGACGGTCTACCTGGAGGAGAGGACTAGGATCATTGCCAGGGTTGATGACTTGAAGCGCAGAGTCAGTGAACTGGAGCGTCAGCTGCAGGAGACCAGACAGGAG GCGGAGATGGAGCAGGCCCTGCTGCAGGCAGAGAAGcaagcagagcaggagcaggtggaggctgaAAGCGATACTATCTcccagctgcagctcaaactcAGCCAGTTGGATACAGCCACccagaaagagaagcagaag GGGAGGGCTAATGTGTCGGCCGAGCAGAAGGCCCTGGAAAAGCAGAGGAATGAGTACAATGAGCTGAAGAGGCAGTTTGATAAGTGCCCCTTGTCTCTAAGGGAACAGTtacaggagcagctcagcagg AAAACTGAAGCTCTCGAAATTGGGACCAAGCGGTTTGAGGAGCTGGAGTtctgtcagctggaggaggagagcagaatggaggagaagaaggagactCAGAGCTCACGGCTCCTCCAGGAGCAGGCTGAGTACCACTGCAGACTGGCTCAGAGGAAG GAGAAGATGTTCGCGCTGGAGGCTCAGGTGAAGCAGCTCGGCTTCCAGGCCGCTCAGGACTGCGAGAGGTTGACCAAAGACAAAACGCTGACTCTGCAGCTGTTGCACAAG GAACAAGAAAGGCTGTACAGTCTGGAGAGCAGGTACCAGGCTTTCACAGGAGGGCGGAGCTTCTTACAGCCCAACAGCAGCATCCAGGAG AGTCAGCCTGAGCTGCGCAGGAATGCACTGCCACCTCTTAACCTGGAGCGCTGGTACCAGGACATCATGGCTGCAGGAGAGCCTCAGTCATGTCCTCCACCGCTGCCTGCAAAGTCTTTTTCCTCTCGCAGACAGGTGCAG CTGCTGAAGTCCAAATCGGATGGTGAGGTTGGACAATCTGCTTCATGTGGCGCTGCAGCACTGCCTCAGTCCAGCAGTGCTCATGAGAAAAGTACATCCAACAAG GGGTTGCAGTTGGTGCTGAGAGACATGTCTCACCCATCCGATATAGACTCTAGGAGGCAGCTTTCCCACCAGAACACGG GTCTGTCTCCCACGGTGCATCACTCCATCCTGCATCACCAGTCGCCACCGAGTGGAGGCCAGGCATACGACACCCTGAGTCTGGAGAGCTCAGACAGCATGGAGACCAGCGTCTCCACTGGCAACTCCGCCTGCACCCCAGAAAG TGCCTGCGGGTCAGAGGTCCACAGGAtcgaggagatggagaagatgctgAAGGAGGCTCAGCAGGAGAAGGCCAGGCTGATGGAGAACAGA GAGAGGGAGGCGCAGGCTCGGCGGCAGAtgttggaggaggagcggaggaggcgAGAGGAGGCCGAGAGGAGGCTCCAGGATGAGACGGCCCACAGGcagaggctggtggaggaggaggtgaagatgagaGAGAAGCACTTCTCCCAG GCCCGACCGATGACGCGATATCTGCCAAACCGGAAGCAGGAGTTCGACCTGCGCGCCCACGTGGAGTCCTCGGGCCACAGCATCGACACCTGCCCCTTCGTCATCCTCACGGAGAAGATGTGCAAGGGTCACCTGGTGAAGATGGGCGGCAAAATCAAATCGTGGAAGAAGCGCTGGTTTGTTTTTGACCGTCTCAAGCGGAACTTCTCTTATTACGTAG ACAAGCATGAAACCAAGCTGAAAGGACTCATTTACTTCCAGGCGATTGAAGAGGTTTATTATGACCATCTGCGCAGCGCCACCaag AGCCCAAACCCTTCTCTGACCTTCTGCGTGAAGACCCACGACCGTCTCTACTACATGGTGGCCCCCTCCCCCGAGGCCATGAGGATCTGGATGGATGTCATAGTGACGGGCGCCGAGGGCTACACGCAGTTCCTGAGCTGA